From one Trueperella pyogenes genomic stretch:
- the murC gene encoding UDP-N-acetylmuramate--L-alanine ligase, with amino-acid sequence MMYHLIGAGGAGMSVVGELLIERGHHVTGSDRQDSGALQRLRKVGAEVFVGHDAAHVDPCATVVVSTAIKPDNPELAVARKRGQEIIHRSQALALAASGKDFVAVAGAHGKTTTSGMLAVAFSSLGRDPSHAIGGQLAGGASGAHLGNGSVFIAEADESDGSFLNYAPRVALVTNVEPDHLDHYGSAQAFQQAFVEFARKIEFGGLLICCADSPGALELARRAREEGIRTWTYGRGSGLDNHASVTDTDGGAQILFRGKPIALELSVPGAHNILNATGALLVGIELGEEPTDMAQALKRFRGTGRRFELRAEVAGRRLIDDYAHHPTEVRATLTAARKETTAGVRVLFQPHLYSRTQMFAKEFAQALTLADSVVVTSVYAAREVPSDGAEATVITELLPEAEYVADRVRAAQRIAELSMPGDIVLTMGAGDVTELVDVVVQAL; translated from the coding sequence ATGATGTACCACTTGATTGGCGCTGGCGGTGCTGGCATGTCCGTCGTCGGGGAGCTCCTCATCGAGCGTGGACACCATGTAACTGGCTCCGACCGGCAGGACTCTGGCGCCCTGCAGCGTCTGAGAAAAGTGGGGGCAGAGGTCTTTGTCGGGCACGACGCCGCCCACGTCGATCCGTGCGCGACCGTCGTGGTCTCCACAGCAATCAAGCCCGATAATCCGGAGCTCGCTGTGGCCCGCAAACGCGGCCAAGAGATTATCCACCGCAGCCAGGCTCTCGCGTTGGCCGCGTCGGGCAAGGATTTTGTTGCCGTGGCGGGCGCCCATGGCAAGACGACGACGTCGGGCATGCTCGCGGTCGCCTTCTCGAGCCTTGGCCGGGACCCATCGCATGCTATCGGAGGCCAGCTGGCCGGCGGCGCCTCTGGCGCACACCTGGGGAACGGGTCTGTTTTCATCGCTGAGGCTGACGAATCCGACGGTTCGTTTCTCAACTACGCCCCGCGTGTGGCGCTCGTGACGAACGTCGAGCCTGACCATCTCGACCACTACGGCTCTGCTCAAGCCTTCCAGCAAGCCTTTGTCGAGTTCGCTCGCAAGATCGAATTTGGCGGCCTGCTCATCTGCTGTGCGGACAGTCCAGGCGCCCTCGAGCTGGCGCGGCGCGCGCGTGAGGAAGGCATCCGCACGTGGACGTACGGCCGCGGTTCTGGCCTCGACAACCACGCCAGTGTGACGGACACCGACGGCGGGGCGCAGATCCTGTTCCGCGGAAAGCCGATTGCCCTCGAACTGTCTGTACCCGGCGCCCACAACATCCTGAACGCCACGGGGGCACTCCTGGTCGGGATTGAACTCGGCGAAGAGCCGACCGACATGGCTCAGGCGCTCAAGCGCTTCCGCGGCACTGGTCGCAGGTTTGAACTCCGCGCCGAAGTTGCTGGTCGGCGCCTCATCGATGATTACGCACATCATCCGACCGAGGTGCGCGCCACGCTGACCGCAGCCCGCAAAGAGACAACCGCAGGCGTCCGCGTCCTGTTCCAGCCACACCTGTACTCGCGCACCCAGATGTTCGCCAAGGAGTTTGCCCAGGCGCTCACGTTGGCCGACTCTGTCGTCGTGACGTCGGTTTACGCGGCTCGCGAGGTTCCCTCGGATGGGGCCGAGGCCACCGTCATTACTGAGCTGTTGCCAGAGGCAGAATATGTCGCTGATCGAGTCCGCGCTGCGCAGCGTATCGCCGAACTCTCCATGCCTGGAGACATCGTATTGACCATGGGGGCTGGCGACGTGACTGAGCTGGTCGACGTCGTGGTGCAGGCGCTATGA
- the murG gene encoding undecaprenyldiphospho-muramoylpentapeptide beta-N-acetylglucosaminyltransferase gives MAIVLAGGGTAGHVNPLLATAHAITEEYPGTKVVAVGTQAGLETTLVPAAGIALETIARVPLPRKPSLENVKFPVRFRGAIAEAGDILDRHAADVVIGFGGYVSTPVYLAAHKRNLPIIVHEGNARPGMANKLGARFASTVALTFPSTPLRAKKGMTVSVGLPLNRAIEQLATRPGGRKSLRKEAAARFGLDPDEPVMLVTGGSSGALRLNEVFAQAAQDIRAAGIQVIHVTGKGKDEAVRAMVPDDGYVVLDYLTDMDSAYAVADLAVSRAGAGMVAELSALGIPAVFVPLPVGNGEQALNARDVVNAGGALLIDNKSLTVEKVRSHIIPLFDGDRLELMAQRSTGVSPLNAASRLAGIALHLAEER, from the coding sequence ATGGCGATCGTACTTGCAGGCGGGGGAACAGCTGGGCATGTCAACCCGCTGCTGGCCACGGCACATGCCATTACTGAAGAATACCCGGGCACAAAGGTGGTGGCCGTCGGGACGCAGGCGGGACTGGAGACCACGCTCGTCCCGGCCGCTGGGATCGCACTGGAGACTATCGCGCGCGTGCCGCTTCCACGCAAACCCTCTCTTGAGAATGTGAAGTTCCCCGTCCGCTTTCGTGGCGCTATAGCGGAGGCGGGGGACATCCTAGATCGCCACGCTGCCGACGTCGTCATTGGATTTGGCGGCTACGTCTCCACTCCGGTCTACCTCGCCGCGCACAAACGTAACCTTCCGATCATCGTCCACGAAGGTAATGCGCGCCCAGGGATGGCTAACAAGTTAGGTGCACGATTTGCTTCCACCGTCGCGCTAACCTTCCCCTCTACTCCGTTGCGTGCGAAGAAGGGAATGACGGTCAGTGTCGGGCTACCGCTCAACCGTGCCATCGAGCAGCTTGCGACGCGACCTGGCGGCCGCAAGAGTCTACGCAAAGAGGCAGCTGCGCGGTTTGGCCTTGACCCGGACGAGCCGGTCATGCTCGTAACAGGGGGCTCTTCGGGGGCTCTACGCCTCAACGAGGTCTTTGCCCAGGCGGCCCAGGATATTCGAGCAGCCGGCATCCAAGTGATTCACGTGACGGGTAAGGGCAAGGACGAGGCAGTGCGGGCGATGGTGCCGGACGATGGGTACGTCGTCCTCGATTACCTGACCGACATGGACAGCGCCTATGCAGTGGCGGATTTGGCGGTGTCCCGTGCGGGAGCTGGCATGGTGGCCGAGCTGTCAGCCCTTGGCATTCCCGCCGTTTTCGTGCCGCTTCCGGTAGGCAACGGCGAACAGGCGCTCAATGCTCGCGACGTCGTCAACGCCGGCGGTGCCCTCCTCATCGACAATAAGAGTCTCACGGTAGAGAAGGTTCGCTCGCACATCATTCCGCTCTTTGACGGCGACCGCCTTGAGCTCATGGCGCAACGCTCTACCGGCGTATCGCCGCTCAATGCGGCTAGCCGTTTGGCGGGCATTGCGCTCCATCTTGCGGAGGAACGATGA